In Gossypium raimondii isolate GPD5lz chromosome 12, ASM2569854v1, whole genome shotgun sequence, a single window of DNA contains:
- the LOC105764676 gene encoding probable xyloglucan 6-xylosyltransferase 5: MGQDNFAPQKRSSTGGGGGLPTIRNEAGAGGRDRGFPSMPRGRQMHKTFNNIKITILCGFVTILVLRGTIGVGNLGSSEAEAINQNLIEETNRILAEIRSDSDPTDPDESPETELNPNVTYTLGPKITDWDQQRKVWLSKNPEFPNFVNGKARILLVTGSPPNPCDNAIGDHYLLKAIKNKIDYCRLHGIEIVYNMAHLDKELAGYWAKLPLIRRLMLSHPELEWIWWMDSDAFFTDMVFEIPLYKYEKYNLVIHGYPDLLFEQKSWIALNTGSFLFRNCQWSLDLLDAWAPMGPKGPIREEAGRILTANLKGRPAFEADDQSALIYLLLSQKDQWMDKVFIENQYYLHGYWAGLVDRYEEMMEKYHPGLGDERWPFVTHFVGCKPCGSYGDYSVERCLRSMQRAFNFADNQVLKLYGFRHRGLLGPNIKRIRNETAIPLEIVDQLDIRRSVHGKTESKS; the protein is encoded by the coding sequence ATGGGTCAAGATAATTTCGCCCCGCAGAAGAGATCTTCTACTGGCGGCGGCGGAGGTTTACCGACAATCCGCAACGAGGCTGGCGCTGGCGGAAGAGACCGTGGATTTCCCAGTATGCCGCGTGGCAGGCAGATGCACAAGACATTCAACAACATTAAAATCACAATCCTTTGCGGCTTCGTTACGATCCTCGTCTTGCGCGGCACAATCGGCGTCGGAAATTTGGGAAGCTCCGAAGCCGAAGCCATCAACCAAAACCTGATCGAAGAAACCAACCGGATCCTAGCTGAGATCCGTTCCGACTCCGACCCCACGGATCCCGATGAATCTCCTGAAACTGAGCTCAATCCTAATGTTACATACACTCTGGGGCCCAAAATTACGGACTGGGATCAGCAGCGTAAGGTTTGGCTTTCCAAAAACCCTGAATTCCCTAATTTTGTTAATGGAAAAGCTCGAATCTTGCTCGTCACTGGGTCGCCCCCTAACCCTTGTGACAATGCTATAGGAGACCATTATTTATTGAAAGCGATAAAGAATAAGATTGATTACTGTAGGCTTCATGGGATTGAAATTGTTTATAACATGGCTCATTTAGACAAGGAACTTGCTGGTTATTGGGCGAAATTGCCATTGATTAGGAGGTTAATGTTGTCTCATCCCGAACTTGAGTGGATTTGGTGGATGGATAGTGATGCTTTTTTTACAGATATGGTGTTTGAGATTCCTTTGTACAAGTATGAGAAGTATAATTTGGTTATTCATGGCTACCCCGATTTGTTATTCGAGCAGAAGTCGTGGATCGCATTGAATACAGGGAGTTTTCTGTTTCGGAATTGCCAGTGGTCATTGGATTTGCTTGATGCGTGGGCGCCGATGGGACCTAAGGGTCCGATTCGTGAGGAGGCTGGGAGGATTTTGACTGCTAATTTAAAAGGAAGGCCTGCATTCGAAGCCGATGACCAGTCGGCTTTGATTTACTTGTTGCTTTCGCAAAAGGATCAATGGATGGATAAAGTGTTCATTGAGAATCAATACTATTTGCATGGTTATTGGGCAGGGCTGGTTGATAGGTACGAAGAGATGATGGAGAAATATCATCCGGGATTGGGAGATGAGAGGTGGCCATTTGTGACTCATTTTGTGGGCTGCAAGCCCTGTGGGAGTTATGGAGATTACTCTGTGGAGAGGTGCTTGCGCAGCATGCAAAGGGCATTCAATTTTGCTGATAACCAGGTGCTTAAGCTTTATGGGTTTAGACATAGGGGATTGTTAGGCCCCAACATTAAGAGGATCAGGAACGAGACGGCAATTCCTTTGGAGATTGTTGATCAGCTCGACATCCGTCGTTCAGTGCATGGAAAAACTGAATCAAAGAGCTAG